The genomic region GAGCCGACCCATCCCCGGATGCGGCGGATGAGCAGGCCCACCTCCCGACTGAGATCACCGACCTCATCGGACATCCGGGCATGATACCCCACAGGGCCCGAACGGGGCCTTGCCCTTTGCTGTGGCATGGGGCACGCTGGCGACATGAGCCGTTGACGTCGGGTTTTACTTCTGGAGGCGCGCATGTCGCTCAACCGCTCCCCGCAGACCCACCAGAGCCTCATCGAGCGGATTCCGAAGGCAACGGGGCACGGGGTGAACCACTGGCTCAGCCGGCTGGACGACGGTCCAGGCCTGCTGCGCTTCACCGAACGGGTGAACTGGCTACGCGCCGAACACGACCTGCCACACAGCTTCGCGGCCGCCCTCGTCCACGAGGCGGACCTGCGGCGGCGGGCAAGCCGGGCGTAGGCCCCCGCGGCGCCGCGGCGGTCCTGCCTGGCCTCGACGGGCCTGCCTGGCCGCCACGGCGCCGGTCCCGCGCCACCGCCACCACGGTTTGCGTTCCACTGTTCGCGGCCCGCGGTTCACCTCGCGGGGTCCACGTCCCGTCGGACAGAATGTGTGGATGGATCTCGATGCCGCCACCGCGTTCGTCCGCGATCATCACAGGGCGGTGCT from Frankia alni ACN14a harbors:
- a CDS encoding DUF4287 domain-containing protein, producing the protein MSLNRSPQTHQSLIERIPKATGHGVNHWLSRLDDGPGLLRFTERVNWLRAEHDLPHSFAAALVHEADLRRRASRA